Genomic DNA from Candidatus Bathyarchaeota archaeon:
CAACATCGACGCCGTGGGGATGGGGCAGCGTCTCCTTTGGCGGGGGAGGCATTTTGTTCACTGTTCTGTCAAACTTGTAGAGACGCCCTTTGGGGTCAACAAATGTGATGTTAGCGTAGGGGTTTGCGATGGCTGTCTGTTTAAGATATTCTAGAACCTTTGGGGCCGCTTGATAATAATTCCCTTCTAGATGAAATTCAACGACTGTTCCTTGCCAACGATCGCTTGGGCTTCTACCATTCGTATGGATTTTGCGATGCAAGATTATTGGGCGGTTCCTCTCAATGTCTATCATAAACCTATACTCGAAAATCCTTGAGGCCCCAGTACTCGATATGACTGTAACGGGCTTATTCGTCGTGATCTGCCCGTAGAGTATCGCCATTGTTCCGCCGAGACCGAATGTTCCACGGGTCTGCTTCAACTTGTACTTTGAGCTGAAAAGGAACTGTCCAAGAGCCAGCGGCACCTGATGCTCCGGGATTCCTGACCCATTATCCATCACCCTTAAAGTATATACATCACTGTTTTCTCCGGCCCCATCATCAGGCGACAGACGTATATAGATGTCGGGAAGCACATCCTCCCTAGCCGCATCTAAAGAATTCTCTACAAGCTCCCTGATCGCCGTAAAAATTGCTCTGGCCGGATTGGTAAAACCCGCTATCTCTTTATTTCTGTAGAAGAAGTCTGCAGGACTAATCTCCTGGAAAGTCTCGGCTATAGACCTAATCCTCCTTCACAGATTCTTTCAGACGTATAGGCGCTTGGGCCCAACTAGATTTAACTTCCAGTCTCATATTAATCAATTTTCCCTTTAATAATCTCCTTTAAGCATTTTCAGGCGCTGAAATATTTTGACAAGTAGGGAACGAGTAATGTAGATGACCTTATCGATCTCCTGATGAGGATAATTTGATAAGGAATTGATTAGTAGAATTCTCTCCTTTACAATTACTCGCTTTAATTCTCTGCATGCATACAAGTTTTTAATTCACTCTCAATCCCGGTGGGTAGGAGCTTTCCATCGTCCAATATGTTCTCCAAGAATCAAAGTCAACATGTATAAAGTAAGCCCTGATTTTTCAGCCGCTTTGACTACTTTAGTTAACTCTTCTGTTTGCCCCTCCAACAAGTCTACTACGAAAGACTGAACTTTATAGTCTTCATCCGGTAAAAGCACTAGGTCTTTTCTAATTCGTATAGTAATCTAAGGAAAACTCTCTCAGGTTAACCCGGGTCTATTTTTGGACTACTAACCTCCATGGTTCTAGAACTTTTGCTTAAACAGTTTTTATTGGTTTAATAAGCCAGAGACCGTATAGAAGATTCAAGCGGCCTTTATTGTAAACGCCTTGTCAACATATCAAATCCTTTTCTTCACTATCCTGCCATAATTGTAGCCGCCTCTTCTTCAGTTCATGCCTCTCTTTCTGCAGGAACTTATAGACTGTCGAATGTTGGCTTCCCTTAATCAATAGGTCTATTGCGCGTCTCGCCGTCTCCGTCTGCTCGACACCACCTATAATCGACACTGTATGACCGTAGACCGAGATCATCGTCTCCGTCATCTCTTCAAGAATTTTCCGAGTCTTCCCATCCTTACCGATTATTCTGCCCTTTATTCTCCTAATGTCTGAGTCAGACTTTCCGAAGAATTCTCTAAGGTCGATAACCGTGAGGACTGTCTCTTCATCCTCAATCAGCCTGTAAGCGCGTTCCGGCGAGAACCCTCTGCCTATCGCAAGAACAACATCCTTCGCCCTAAAGAGATTAGAAGGGTCTGTTACAGAATCTTTTAGGCTTATTGTTACATCGCCTGACTTACCATCAATCTCCAACCTTACGCCAAGATTTTCCTCAATTTTCTCTTTCACCTCGCCGCCACGCCCTATTAGGACGCCTATCCTTTCATGCGGTATCTTTACGAAGAGCTGAGCCACCTTTAATCCTCCTTAATGCCTCTTCTAGGCTCAGAACGTCAACGCCTATACTTTCGAAGTAACGGTTAAGATTCTCAACATCTCTGATTAAAAACTGTTCTGCTCCGGGATGCTCAAGATTAACCGCCTGCGAAATGTCAAAAAGGACTGGTTTTCCTCCATAAACCATAATGTTGTATTCGCTGAGGTCTCCGTGGACAAGTTTTGCGTCTAAATATAGTTTTCTTACCTGCGAAAGGACTTTTTTGTAGAAGACCTGCGGATTCTTCAGTTTAGACTCTTTAAGGAGTGGGGCCGGGACACCGTTCTCGCCGATAAACTCCATCACGAGGACATTATTTTGTACGGTGAATGGCTTAGGCACGTTTACACCAGCATCATAAGCGTCTGTTAGGTTCTTGAATTCCTTCTTTGCCCATGCATATACTAGGGATCTCGGATCTCTTTTTACATTCTTGAAGCGGGGATCCCCTAGGATATATGGGAGCATTCCCTTCCTGAACTCTCCGGAAACAGTCAAATATATTTTAATGGCCAATTCTTCTCCTTCTGGGCTCTTCCCCCAGTAAAGCCTAGACTCTTTACCCGCTTTCACAACCCCGTATATCTCACCTATTATGCCATGGTTCATCATCTCATAGATGGTCATAAGTGTCGGCTTGTCGAAAACCTCTTCTAGAACCTCGTACTCCTCGCTTCTTTTCTCCTTCATCAATTGGGAAGTCTCATAGGTCTTCTCTTTGCGTTCAAGTCTCTTCCTCAATCTTTCTCTATAAGACGCCTCGGACGCCTCCATTCCCAGCATGGAAAAAATTAGAGTTTCAACAGTCCTATCTTCCTAAGGTACTCAGCTTGCCCCTTGGTGTACCGCCATATAAGATCGCCTCGACTCTCAGACTGGAAGTCCCAGGGTGAAACGAGAACAACATCCCCAACCCTGATCCAAACCCTTCTCTTCATCTTGCCTCTTATCCTACAAACACGTTCGTACCCATCTTGACACTTGACTAGAACCCGATCGTAACCTAAGAGCTTCGTCGCTATGCCCAAGACGTCTGTCTCAGCTGGCATAACGAGTTCCTCAAGGTTCTCTTCGCTTATGACTTTCTTTTTTCCCAAGGGGCCTCGCCTTCCATTTACCTTCCTCTATTTTTGGTCAAACTTGTCTTATAGTTTAATTTTAAAAAAGAGTTGACTGAGACTTAAATACCTATTTATTCGGGTCGAAGGTTGCGAGCCCAACTAATAAAGGAGCAACTCTAATCTATTAGTTCGGCTTCCTAGTTATTTGAGCTGAAATCGTCACCCTGCGTAGGTGTTAGGATTGAGCTATGAGATGTGGACAGAGAAGTATAGGCCTAAGACCCTGGACGATATCGTTAACCAAGAGGAAATCGTCAGCCGTTTAAAGAGTTTCGTCAAGGCCAAGAATGTTCCACATTGCATATTTGCCGGTCCTCCTGGAACTGGAAAGACCACGGCAGCTTTATGCCTGGCGCATGACCTTTACGGAGAGACTTACCGCGACCATATTATGGAGCTTAATGCGAGCGATGACAGGGGCATTAATGTGGTCAGGGAGACTGTCAAAACATTTGCCCGCACCAAATCGATCGGCGAAGTTACCTTCAAGATACTAATCTTGGACGAAGCGGATAACATGACATCAGACGCTCAGCAGGCGTTGAGAAGAACCATGGAGCGATATACTGAGACCGCGCGTTTTATCTTGATCGCAAACTATAGCGGAAAGATAATTGAGCCAATCCAGTCCAGATGCGCGCCCTTCAGATTCACATATCTGTCTCCAGAAGTCATAGCTAAAAGGATCAAATACATCTGCGAAATGGAAGGCATCCAAATTTCCGATGATGGAATTGAAGCTGTTCTCGAAATTGGAGGTGGAGACCTGAGACGGACGATTAATGTTCTTCAAACAGCCTCGTCGGTTGGTAAGCCAATCGACGCCGAAACCGTATATTCAGTGGTAGGCAGGGCCAACCCTTACGATGTTAGGGAGATGATGCTAACCGCCCTTAATGGAGATTTTATTGAGGCTAGAAACAAGCTTAGGGAGATGATACTTAAATACGGTTTGGCTGGCAGCGACATTATAACGCAGATTCACAGCGAGATATATAGATTGAATGTCCCGGACAAATGGAAGGTTAGGCTTGCAGACATAGTAGGCGAAATTGACTATAGACTCATACAGGGATCTAATGAAGAGATTCAGTTAGCTGCACTTTTAGCTAAACTTGTGGAAGTCGGCTATGAAGTGAAGAGAGGACTGTAACTTGCATCTGCCATGGACTGTGAAATATAAGCCTAAGACGCTCACCGAAGTTATTGGGAACGAGGATGCAAAAAGAAAGGTGCTGGAATGGATAAAATCCTGGGAAAGAAATATTCCGAAAAAAAGAGCCCTATTCATATACGGGCCTCCAGGAGTTGGAAAGACAGCCGCTGTTGAGGCGTTAGCAAACGACTTGAACATGGAGCTTGTACAAAGTAACGCCAGCGATTACAGAACGGCTGAGGATGTTGAAAGGTTTGTGGGAAGAGCAGCCCAGCTCGGGACGCTCTTCGGCAAGAGGAGACTCATACTCTTCGACGAAATCGATGGGATCTCAGGCACTGAGGATCGAGGGGGGCTTCATTTGATAACCCAGATCATCAATAAGACATCTTCGCCAATCATAGTGATTGCCAACAATGCTTATGACCAGAGATTTGCAACCTTAAGGAATATGACTGAACTTGTGGAATTTAAGAAGCCAGCCAGAACCGAGATTGAAAAGCATCTAAAAAGAATCTGCAACCTAGAGGGAATAGAGGCTGATGCCTCGGCAATTCGGTTTATTGCTGAGCGGGCCGATGGAGATGTCAGATCAGCCGTCAATGATCTTCAAGCATTAGCCCAAGGCTGGAGAACATTAACTTATGACGACGTATCTTGGCTTGCACCGAGAGACCGAAAAGACGTAATCTTTAATGTGCTCAGAAACATACTCTATGCGAAGGACGTGATTACGGCAAAAAGAGCCGTTGACATGGCTGATGTCGACCCAGATATGCTCTTTGAATGGGTATACGAGAATATACCTTACCATATAAAGGACCCTAAGGAACTTTCATCAGCAATGAACATGATGGCACTCGCGGACATTTATCGGAATAGGATAAGGGCTACCCAGAACTGGTCTCTTATGCGATACTATCTCGACTTCATGACAGCCGGGGTATCCGTAGCATGGAGCAAGAAGGCATCTGGCTGGGTTCCATTTAAGTTTCCAACCCGGATCAGCCAGATGTCATCCTCCAAAGTCGACAGAACAATGCTTGCCGAGATAGGAATGAAAATCCGCAGGAGATGCCATATATCTGCAGCCCGCGCTATAAAAGAGGTTTTACCTTTTCTCAGAATCATATTCAAGAATAATCCCAAAATGGGAAAAGAAATTGCCAATTGGCTGGGTCTGAGTGAAGAGATGATCAATTATATAGCTGGTTGATGAGTTACTACTCAAAACAACTTTTTGCTCTGAGTGAAATGATAGCCAATATGCTAGGCTTCCACGCGGTAGGTTGAGATCTCATTCTTCACGTGCATGAGCCAAAATGTGCCCGACTTCTGGCGCAATAAGATTCTCCACCGCTATTGAAACAGCTTGTGGGGAGCCGGGAATACAAAATATAACCTTCTTCGACGAGACTCCTGCTAACGCCCTGCTCAAAATCGCGGCTGAGCCGATGGCGTCATAGCTTAAGCGTCTAAATATCTCCCCGAACCCTTCCAACTCCTTATCTAGGACAAGTCTTACTGCTTCGATCGTTACGTCTCTAGGCGAGATTCCTGTTCCACCGCAAGTGATTATTGCGTCTACTTTCCGAGATTTTAAGGCCTTAAGAACCGCTCGCTGAATCTGCTCCCGATCATCTGGCAGAACTTTACGTGAAACTATCCTGTGACCGTGTCTTCTTAGAATCTGGATTATCAGATCCCCTGATTCATCTTCAGGGAGCTCTCCCCTCATTAGTTTCTCATATCGCGAAGAACTGCAGATTAGTATACAAAAGTTTACAGTCTTGGGAGCCTCAAATTTGTGTTTCTCAGAGACAGCGCTCAAGACTTATTCCTTCATTTTTCGCGTGACCCGTATTTCTTGGATTGATGTTAAAGGGTACTGTCCCATCATATCTTTTTCGTACTGTTTTGTCATATCCCAGACGGTCAGCAGTGCTATTGCTGTTGCGACCAACGCCTCCATCTCAACTCCAGTCTTAGCATTAGTCTTCACAGTAGACTCCACCTCAACAGTGGTGTCATCCACAATACTAACCTTCACATCGACGTTTGTTAAGGGAATTGGATGGCAGAGGGGAATTAGGGAGCTAGTCTTCTTGGCCGCCAAAATCCCCGATATTCTTGCGACATAGAGCGGGTCTCCCTTCTCTATTTTTCCCTCTCTAATCAGGTTAATAGTTTCAGGCCTAAGCTTTATTTGCCCCTTCGCCGCAGCCTCTCTGAAAATTTCAGGCTTATGCGTAATGTCCACCATCATAGCAATGTACACCGTAAACGAGTCTATGATTCTTCATTATCTCTGACTAAGGAATGCTCAAAGTTCTGCGATTTATCTTTCTGCTCCCCGGACATTGGTATGAACTTTGGAACCTCATCCGGTGACGCTGGCCTAAATTTCGATATCTCCCCGATAGCTTGGTTTAAGCTGAACCTCAGATCTCCAATGGCACGCTCATGAGCTTTCAGTGAAACTTCTAATCTTTCTATGGATTTTCTTAGATCCATGAGTCTAGCATGCGCAACTTCAGGAATAGCAATCGCGGACAGAAATTCCTTGGAATCGTAAACTTCCCTTAATTGAAGAATTGCGGAGATGCACTCAGAAGGATGCTCCTTAATCTCCTTAGCCAGCTCCAGAAACTCTGATGCACCAGCAATCGCCGATCTCAAATCTTCAAGATCAAGTTTAGCATCCTCAGAAGAAATAGCAGATTTAACCGAATCCACGAAATCTCTTATATCCTGAAGCAAATTGCTCATCTGCTTCTTGATCGTCGATGCCCTTTCAGGTTTTAAAGTAAGCATGAAGTCACCCAGCCTCAAAGCGACATTTTGAAGGGACTGCACACTTTTTTCAATCTCTCCCCAAAATTCCGGTAAGGAAGACCCTTCCACCGCGACCCTGCCCGCAACATCAGAGGCGATCTTTTGCAGCATCCCCTCAAATTCATCAAGCGTTTGATGAAAGTCCTCAATCCGCATAAGATTACACCAGTATAATTCTAGCCAATTTTAGAATAACCATTAAGGGTTAATTAATCTTGCCTTACCAGAATGAAACCGGTGCTATATATTTTCAAAATAAATGCAGAGAAATTGCGCTTTTGTTTAGCCAAACTAATCAAAGTATGACTTCTATGGATTACAGGTCCGGTCGCCGCTTTACGAGGTTACTGTGACTGATCTCCAGTACCAAAACAAAGACTGTGTCTTTCACTTGACGAAACCTCAGCTTTCTAAGGGTTTGGCGTCCAGTTTAACCCCCCTCCCAAAATTCACAGAGGGCTTATAACTAGGATGCAGAGAAAATATTATCCGCTGATCCACTAAGGTGTGACCTGCTCCGGTAAAGTGGATCTGCGGACAGACCATTCAATCTGGAGGAGCCGGGTGCATCTTTATATGGGTTTCCTTGCTGAAAGGCTTAGGAGACATACCTCTGACCTAGCCTCCCTGCTCACTAGCCGCATAAGTGAGCTTAGAAGCCGTCCGGGTCTAACCCTCTGTATTAAGCCGCTCGCTACTTCGAACCCTAAGCCCGTCTTCTTTGAGCCGGGCGAGTATGTGGCGGTTGGTATCGACGGCTCTATGGACTATGATGAGTTGCTGGAAATGCTTCTTTTCTACGTCTGCGCCACAGGATTTAGATGCGAGTTCAATATTGGTGATAGAGTTGACTTCAGCCTCGACCATGTAAGAAGGGATGAGCGGTTAGCGGCGTCCGCCTCGGTTCCGCTGTGGACAGAAGATCTATTCTACGTCACCGACGAGTCAAGCTCAACGGAATATGACTTGGCAAGGACGGCTGAGCGAATCCCATATGCAATGATGACTATGGCTGAGCTGTCACTTGCCCTCAAGGCTATAGAGGATGATGATGTGCGGCTACTCTTCATGGATAGGCCTCTGCATGGAACCTTCGGACCCTTGGCCCGCGACTTCAGGCATTGGTTGGATAGAAAAAGATCTATCCTGCTTGGTATGAAGACAAGCCATGGTCCCTTAACCTACTTGGACCTCTGTCTAGCCTTCGTCTTAGGGT
This window encodes:
- the eif1A gene encoding translation initiation factor eIF-1A, whose amino-acid sequence is MGKKKVISEENLEELVMPAETDVLGIATKLLGYDRVLVKCQDGYERVCRIRGKMKRRVWIRVGDVVLVSPWDFQSESRGDLIWRYTKGQAEYLRKIGLLKL
- the moaC gene encoding cyclic pyranopterin monophosphate synthase MoaC, whose translation is MVDITHKPEIFREAAAKGQIKLRPETINLIREGKIEKGDPLYVARISGILAAKKTSSLIPLCHPIPLTNVDVKVSIVDDTTVEVESTVKTNAKTGVEMEALVATAIALLTVWDMTKQYEKDMMGQYPLTSIQEIRVTRKMKE
- a CDS encoding replication factor C small subunit yields the protein MWTEKYRPKTLDDIVNQEEIVSRLKSFVKAKNVPHCIFAGPPGTGKTTAALCLAHDLYGETYRDHIMELNASDDRGINVVRETVKTFARTKSIGEVTFKILILDEADNMTSDAQQALRRTMERYTETARFILIANYSGKIIEPIQSRCAPFRFTYLSPEVIAKRIKYICEMEGIQISDDGIEAVLEIGGGDLRRTINVLQTASSVGKPIDAETVYSVVGRANPYDVREMMLTALNGDFIEARNKLREMILKYGLAGSDIITQIHSEIYRLNVPDKWKVRLADIVGEIDYRLIQGSNEEIQLAALLAKLVEVGYEVKRGL
- a CDS encoding KH domain-containing protein; this encodes MAQLFVKIPHERIGVLIGRGGEVKEKIEENLGVRLEIDGKSGDVTISLKDSVTDPSNLFRAKDVVLAIGRGFSPERAYRLIEDEETVLTVIDLREFFGKSDSDIRRIKGRIIGKDGKTRKILEEMTETMISVYGHTVSIIGGVEQTETARRAIDLLIKGSQHSTVYKFLQKERHELKKRRLQLWQDSEEKDLIC
- a CDS encoding replication factor C large subunit → MHLPWTVKYKPKTLTEVIGNEDAKRKVLEWIKSWERNIPKKRALFIYGPPGVGKTAAVEALANDLNMELVQSNASDYRTAEDVERFVGRAAQLGTLFGKRRLILFDEIDGISGTEDRGGLHLITQIINKTSSPIIVIANNAYDQRFATLRNMTELVEFKKPARTEIEKHLKRICNLEGIEADASAIRFIAERADGDVRSAVNDLQALAQGWRTLTYDDVSWLAPRDRKDVIFNVLRNILYAKDVITAKRAVDMADVDPDMLFEWVYENIPYHIKDPKELSSAMNMMALADIYRNRIRATQNWSLMRYYLDFMTAGVSVAWSKKASGWVPFKFPTRISQMSSSKVDRTMLAEIGMKIRRRCHISAARAIKEVLPFLRIIFKNNPKMGKEIANWLGLSEEMINYIAG
- a CDS encoding serine protein kinase RIO, which produces MRKRLERKEKTYETSQLMKEKRSEEYEVLEEVFDKPTLMTIYEMMNHGIIGEIYGVVKAGKESRLYWGKSPEGEELAIKIYLTVSGEFRKGMLPYILGDPRFKNVKRDPRSLVYAWAKKEFKNLTDAYDAGVNVPKPFTVQNNVLVMEFIGENGVPAPLLKESKLKNPQVFYKKVLSQVRKLYLDAKLVHGDLSEYNIMVYGGKPVLFDISQAVNLEHPGAEQFLIRDVENLNRYFESIGVDVLSLEEALRRIKGGSALRKDTA
- a CDS encoding molybdenum cofactor biosynthesis protein MoaB; translation: MSAVSEKHKFEAPKTVNFCILICSSSRYEKLMRGELPEDESGDLIIQILRRHGHRIVSRKVLPDDREQIQRAVLKALKSRKVDAIITCGGTGISPRDVTIEAVRLVLDKELEGFGEIFRRLSYDAIGSAAILSRALAGVSSKKVIFCIPGSPQAVSIAVENLIAPEVGHILAHAREE